A stretch of the Macaca mulatta isolate MMU2019108-1 chromosome 14, T2T-MMU8v2.0, whole genome shotgun sequence genome encodes the following:
- the TMEM126A gene encoding transmembrane protein 126A, which yields MENHKSNNTKENIIVDIFRKINQLPEAERNLLENGSVYVGLNAAFCGLIANSLFRRILNVTKARISAGLPMATIPFLTTDLTYRCFVSFPLNTGDLACETCTVTRSGLIGLVVGGLYPVFLAIPVNGSLAARYQSALLPHKGNILNYWIRTSKPVFRMMLFPIMLQTMFSAYLGSKQYKLLIKALQLSEPGQEIH from the exons ATGGAAAATCATAAATCCAATAATACCAAGGAAAACATAATTGTTGatatattcagaaaaattaaCCAGCTTCCAGAGGCAGAAAG GAATCTACTTGAAAATGGATCAGTTTATGTTGGATTAAATGCTGCTTTTTGTGGCCTCATAGCAAACAGTCTTTTTCGACGCATCTTGAATGTGACAAAGGCTCGTATATCTGCTGGCTTGCCAATGGCAACGATACCTTTTCTTACAACAGACTTAACTTACAGATGTTTTGTAAGTTTTCCTTTGAATACAG GTGATTTGGCTTGTGAAACCTGTACCGTAACACGGAGTGGACTGATAGGTCTTGTTGTTGGTGGTCTGTACCCTGTTTTCTTGGCTATACCTGTAAATGGTAGCCTAGCAGCCAG GTATCAATCAGCTCTGTTACCACACAAAGGGAACATCTTAAATTACTGGATTAGAACTTCTAAGCCTGTCTTTAGAATGATGTTATTTCCTATTATGCTCCAGACAATGTTTTCAGCATACCTTGGGTCTAAACAATATAAACTACTTATAAAGGCCCTTCAGTTATCTGAACCTGGCCAAGAAATTCActga